The Anopheles coluzzii chromosome 2, AcolN3, whole genome shotgun sequence genome window below encodes:
- the LOC120952985 gene encoding uncharacterized protein LOC120952985: protein MRNCYVYSCDRRHKDDPRRAMFNVPKDPEKFEEWRAALPLHRPLRPHDRVCEKHFKPEDIQRDWTYHIRGETRKLMRAKPVLLPDAVPCVFDIVEKVDNKENRGRRKTAEPAEEPPSEEGGLLVVVEGTSPQEDEPIGVEQTSMVVLFKDGSLDGAIKQPAPLGEGMEEALVEAEPDAATKESIFEELYDNIYEVELPCTLWGAHREPDRKFAAFSRFEWRPSDDGEETVKSVSLLVDCSLACRAWYRGRLVLERDISTKLVPRPDDEETSVRFNVLIELLDRLEQAATEKGSVDEEKVQQILESCIKD from the exons ATGAGAAATTGCTACGTATATTCGTGCGATCGGCGTCATAAGGATGACCCAAGGCGGGCAATGTTTAACGTACCAAAG GATCCGGAAAAGTTTGAGGAATGGCGCGCGGCACTACCGTTACATCGACCCTTGCGGCCACACGACAGGGTGTGTGAGAAGCACTTCAAGCCGGAAGACATACAGCGAGACTGGACGTACCACATACGGGGCGAAACGCGGAAGCTGATGCGAGCGAAACCGGTCCTGCTGCCGGACGCAGTTCCCTGTGTTTTCGACATCGTGGAAAAGGTCGACAATAAAGAGAACAGAGGTCGACGGAAAACAGCCGAACCAGCGGAAGAACCACCGTCGGAAGAAGGTGGCTTGTTGGTGGTCGTTGAAGGCACCAGCCCGCAGGAGGACGAACCAATTGGCGTGGAGCAAACGTCcatggttgttttgtttaaggACGGATCTTTGGATGGAGCGATCAAACAGCCAGCACCCCTCGGTGAAGGTATGGAAGAGGCACTGGTAGAAGCCGAACCGGATGCCGCGACAAAAGAGTCCATCTTCGAGGAATTGTACGACAACATCTATGAGGTTGAGCTACCGTGTACGCTTTGGGGTGCGCACCGGGAACCGGACAGGAAGTTTGCCGCATTTAGTCGCTTCGAATGGCGCCCGAGCGATGACGGGGAAGAGACAGTTAAATCGGTTTCGCTTTTGGTCGACTGTTCCTTGGCATGCCGGGCCTGGTACCGTGGGCGGCTCGTGCTCGAAAGGGACATTTCCACGAAGCTGGTACCCAGGCCGGATGATGAAGAAACATCAGTTcgatttaatgttttaatagAATTACTTGACCGGCTAGAACAAGCTGCCACCGAGAAAGGTTCAGTGGACGAAGAAAAAGTTCAGCAAATCTTAGAAAGTTGTATCAAAGATTGA
- the LOC120952984 gene encoding 26S proteasome non-ATPase regulatory subunit 12, with amino-acid sequence MDQAMDINAFEGRIVKMEVDYSATCDEKIPLCKEMAKDENKFNEALEILLQLEKQTRIGADMVSSARVLIAIVQICFEARNWNYLNEYVTILVKRRSQSKQAVAKMIQECCTYVDQTPDKETKLKLIDTLRTVTEGKIYVEVERARLTKMLADIREADGDVTGAATIMEELQVETYGTMDKREKVELILEQMRLCLAKQDFVRTQIIAKKINIKFFNDAEQQDLKLKYYDLMIRLDKDSSFIKTSRHYLAVVDSDMIAQETERRQKMMIYAVLYCILSPYDNEQVDMMHNLSKNKLLEELPVYKELLRLFMCKELINFDALCTVYGAELNTFDIFNQETSHGKKCWAELKNRLIEHNVRIISNYYTRINLKRMAELLDLSEGECEEYLSRMVNAGTLKVKTDRPAGIIHFSQKKSASEVLNDWAFGLNELMNLVNKTCHLINKEECINNVMPMPVAAAASSSS; translated from the exons ATGGATCAAGCCATggacattaacgcgttcgagGGCCGCATCGTCAAGATGGAGGTCGACTACAGTGCGACCTGCGACGAAAAGATCCCGCTCTGCAAGGAGATGGCAAAGGACGAGAACAAGTTCAACGAGGCGCTCGAAATTCTGCTCCAGCTCGAGAAGCAAACGCGCATCGGTGCCGACATGGTGTCCAGTGCGCGCGTACTGATCGCAATCGTGCAGATTTGCTTCGAGGCCCGCAACTGGAACTATCTGAACGAGTACGTCACAATCCTGGTGAAGCGTCGGTCCCAGTCCAAGCAGGCGGTGGCCAAGATGATCCAGGAGTGCTGCACCTACGTGGACCAGACGCCGGACAAGGAAACGAAGCTGAAGCTGATCGACACGCTGCGTACGGTGACGGAGGGCAAAATTTACGTCGAGGTCGAGCGTGCCCGGCTCACGAAGATGCTGGCGGACATCCGGGAGGCGGACGGGGACGTCACCGGTGCGGCCACCATCATGGAGGAGCTGCAGGTCGAAACGTACGGCACGATGGACAAGCGCGAGAAGGTGGAGCTGATCCTGGAACAGATGCGCCTCTGCCTGGCCAAGCAGGACTTTGTACGCACGCAGATCATCGCGAAGAAGATTAACATCAAGTTCTTCAACGATGCCGAGCAGCAGGACCTGAAGCTCAAGTACTACGATCTGATGATCCGGCTGGACAAGGACTCGTCGTTCATCAAGACCTCCCGCCACTATCTGGCCGTGGTGGATTCAGACATGATTGCGCAAGAGACGGAGCGACGGCAGAAAATGATGATTTACGCCGTGCTGTACTGCATCCTTTCGCCCTACGACAACGAGCAGGTCGATATGATGCACAATCTGTCGAAGAACAAGCTGCTGGAGGAGTTGCCGGTGTACAA GGAACTGTTGCGCCTGTTCATGTGCAAGGAGCTGATCAATTTCGACGCCCTTTGCACGGTGTACGGGGCGGAGCTGAACACGTTCGACATCTTCAACCAGGAGACTAGCCACGGCAAGAAGTGTTGGGCCGAGCTGAAGAACCGGCTGATCGAACATAACGTGCGCATCATCTCCAACTACTACACGCGCATCAACCTGAAGCGTATGGCGGAGCTGTTGGATCTGAGCGAGGGCGAGTGCGAAGAGTACCTTTCCCGGATGGTCAACGCCGGCACGCTGAAGGTAAAGACGGACCGGCCGGCGGGCATCATCCATTTCTCGCAGAAAAAGTCAGCCTCCGAGGTGCTGAACGATTGGGCATTTGGGTTGAACGAGCTCATGAATCTGGTTAACAAAACCTGCCACCTGATCAACAAGGAGGAGTGCATCAACAACGTGATGCCGATGCCGGTGGCAGCAGCcgcgtcgtcatcatcgtga